The genomic DNA TCGTAACTCTTACCATTTCGTTTTAAAACTTTCTTTTGCCCTTTTTTTAAACTGCAAACAATTTTCTCATTTCTATCATTTAAAACATAATCTCCTTCTATCATAAAAAAAGCTTCATCATGTTTAATATTCTGAATTGCGACAGAATTAAAATAACTTTTAGCAAAAGACAAATAATAGATAGCATCTAAGACATTGGTTTTGCCAACACCATTATCTCCTACAAAACAATTTATTTTCTGCTGAAAATCAAAAGATTGCGATTCTAAATTCTTAAAATTAAGTAAAGAAAGTTTCTGTAAATACATGAATTAAAAAGGGTCTTTAAAAGGATTTGCAAATTATTGAAAATTTTGCGAATTATGTCCTTTTAAAATCCAATTAAAAAAACTATTTTTGTCGCCACTAATTTTTAAGGAAATATGGCAACTTACAAGAAAAAATATAAAGCAGAAGGTAAAAAAGAACAACAACAGGTAGACGAATCTGAATTCGAAACAGCTGGTGTTTTAAACACTTTAGACGAGACTGCTTCGAGATCTGAAAAATGGATCGAAAAAAACAGCAAACCTTTATTCTATGCTTTAGTTGGTGTAGTTGTTATCTTTTTAGCATACTTAGGATATACTAAATACATCTCTGAGCCAAATGAAATAGAGGCTTCTAACGAATTAGCTTTCCCAAGAAAATATTACGACCAAGCTTCAACTGCTGGTTCTGGAATCGATTCTTTGTTAACTTTAGGTTTAGAAGGCGCAGATGGTAAATACGGTTTCTTAGACATTGCAGATTCTTTTAGCGGTACAAACGCTGGAAATTTAGCAAACTATTATGCTGGTGTTTCTTATTTGGAAATGAAACAGTATGACAAAGCAATTGAGTATTTAGAAAAATTTAATTCTGATGACGAAATGTTAGGTCCTGTTACTTTAGGTGCTGTTGGAGATGCTTTTGCAGATATCAACCAACCTGAAGATGCTTTAGACTATTATGTAAAAGCTGCTAATAAAAAACAAAATGATTTTACAACTCCTTTATTTTTATACAAAGCAGGAATGACTGCTATGGAGTTAAAAAAGTTTGACAAAGCAGAATCTTTATTTACTAAAATAAAAGAAAACTACCCAACATCTGACCAAGGTAGAGATGTTGTGAAATTTATAAATGCTGCTAAATACGCAAACTAGTATTTAGAAATTAGGTTTTAGGAATTAGTAAAACCTAACTACTAAAACTAATGACTAAAAACTAAAACATGGCAACAACAAACTTATCATATTACGATAAAACAACTATCCCAAATGCGAAGTCTTTTCGATTTGGGATTGTTGTTTCTGAATGGAATCCAGAAATTACTAGAAACCTTCAAAAAGGAGCAATTGAAACTTTAATAGACTGTGGAGCTTCCAAAGAAAACATTATTTCTTGGGATGTTCCTGGAAGTTTTGAATTGGTTTTTGGATGCAAAAAAATGATTCAATCACAACAGGTTGATGCTATTATAGCCATTGGAAATGTAATTCAAGGAGAAACAAAACATTTCGATTTTGTTTGTGAAGGTGTTACACAAGGCATTGTAGACTTAAATATTAAACATGATGTTCCTGTAATTTTCTGTGTATTAACAGACAATACAAAACAACAATCTTTAGATAGATCTGGCGGAAACTTAGGTAATAAAGGAATAGAATGTGCTGTTGCTGCAGTAAAAATGGCTGCATTAAAAAATATAGACAGAAAAAACGATAGTATCGGTTTTTAAATTATAGCCTTTTTCCTGCAAGTTTTTTTAATCTTGCAGGTATTGTATTAGTATACTCATTTTTCTCTAGGCCTACAAAACTTTAAACCATGTAGGATTTAAGAATACTTTTAACATCTTAGTTAGGCGAATTCCTTTAAATTCTTTAAATTTGAAATGCTTTTGCAATTGGTGTGAAAATTGATTTATTCTAAAAATCTATTCATCAATTAATTCTAAAATTATGGGATTTTTAAAACGTACAAACAAGAAATTTGATTACCAACCTCGTTATTACAAAGGAGAAGGAAGTCCTTTTAAAATTGAGCACAAACTAGATCAATACAGAACTACAGCTGGTAAAAACAAGGGCTTAAAAGGCAAGTTTGGTGATGCTATTGACGATTTAAAAAACCCTGATAGAACAACCAGCAGAACACTTTTAATTATCATTACTATCTTAGTTTTGGTTTTTCTTTACATCATCGATTTCGATTTATCTATATTCATAAATAATTAATGTCTGATATCATTCAACTTTTACCAGATCATGTAGCAAACCAAATTGCTGCAGGAGAAGTGGTACAACGCCCTGCTTCTGTAGTAAAAGAATTACTAGAAAATGCAATTGATGCAGGTGCAACCAATATAAAATTATTAATAAAAGATGCTGGTAAAACGCTTATTCAAGTAATTGATGACGGTAAAGGAATGAGCACTACAGACGCTAGAATGAGTTTCGAACGTCATGCAACTTCTAAGATTCAGAAGGCAGAAGATTTATTCAATTTAAACACCAAAGGTTTTCGTGGAGAAGCTTTGGCTTCTATTGCTGCCATTGCACATGTAGAACTAAAAACAAAACCTACTGACGAAGAACTAGGTACGTGTATAAAAATTGAAGGAAGTAAAATAATTTCTCAAGAATTTGTTTCTACTGGTAAAGGCACAAGTTTAGCTGTAAAAAACTTATTCTACAATATTCCTGCAAGAAGAAATTTCTTAAAATCAGATACGGTAGAAACGCGCCATATTATTGATGAATTTCAACGGGTAGCTTTGGCACATTCAGACATTTCATTTTTATTACATCATAATAACAACGAAGTATATCACCTTAAAAGTGGAAATCTTCGTCAGCGCATTGTGGCTGTTTTTGGAACTAAAATGAATGAAAAATTAGTTCCTATTGATGAAAAAACAGATATTGTTGCTATTGAAGGTTTTGTTGCAAAGCCTGAGTTTTCTAAAAGAAAACGAGGTGAACAATTCTTTTTTGTGAATAACCGATTTATAAAAAGTTCATACCTAAATCATGCAGTTGTAAGTGCTTTTGATGGTTTACTTGAACAAGGAGCACATCCTTCTTACTTCTTATATTTAACCGTTCCTGCAAATACAATAGACATTAACATTCACCCAACAAAGACAGAAATAAAGTTTGATAATGAAAAAGCTTTGTATGCGATGTTGCGTGCAACCGTAAAACATAGTTTAGGGCAATACAATGTTGCCCCTGTTTTAGATTTTAATAGAGATGCAGGTTTAGACACACCTTATGCATTTAAATCGGATGCAAAACCAGCTTCTGTTCCTAAAATTTCTGTTAACCCAGATTTTAACCCGTTTAAAGAAGAGCAATACCAAAAAGAAAGTAATTTTTCTTTTAAAAAGGAAAAACCAACGGAGAGTTGGGAATCTTTATACACTTCAGTAGAAAGTTCGAACGAGCAACCAAATGCTAGTTTATTTGAGCATCAAGAAGAAGAGAAAACACAAAAAACGTTTCAGATTCAGCGTAAATATGTAATGAGTTTGATAAAATCTGGTGTGGTTTTAATAAACCAATCTTTGGCACATCAAAGAGTACTATATGAGCAATTTTTAGAAAGTATTACCGTTAAAGAAGCAAATAGTCAGCAATTATTGTTTCCTGTAAAAATATCTTTCTCTTCTGCAGAAATAGAAATGATTTACACAATAAAAACAGAGTTAGAAAACGCAGGTTTTTCTTTTGATGAATTTACAAAAGACAGTGTTACGATAAAAGGAATTCCGGTTTCTGTAACTGAGAGCAAAATTACTATTATTTTAGAAGAATTGTTAAATGATATGAATTTAGAAGTTCCAGATGCAAGTTTTAGTCATTTTGATGTAATGGCAAAATCATTTGCAAAAACATTGTCTATAAAAACAGGAACATTATTATCTGAAAGAGAACAAGAAAGCTTAGTAAATAATTTGTTTTCTTGTAAAGAACCAACAGTTTCTCCTTTCGGTAAAGCAACATTTAAAACATTAACACTAAACCAAATAGACAACCTATTTAATAGCTAATTATGGGGAAACTTACAGACGGTATAAAACACCTAATTATAATAAATGTAATTTTGTTTGTAGCACCACAATTGCTACAATTAGATGTTACAAACATATTAGCATTGCATTTTCCTAAGAATGAGCATTTTGGAATTTGGCAATATATTACACATATGTTTATGCATGGTAGTTTGCCACATATTTTATTTAATATGTATGGTTTATGGGCTTTTGGAACGCCTTTAGAGCAAATGTGGGGAAAAAAGAAATTTTTATTCTTTTACTTTTCTGCAGGTCTTGGTGCAGGATTAATTTATACCCTAGTAAACTATTATCAATTTAATGGTATTTATGATCTTTTTTTAAATGCAGGACTAAATCCTTCTGAAATTTTATCTGTTTTAGAAAAAGGAAGCACAAATGATGCTAGAATTGTTAGCTCAATAACACAAGAACAATTTAACAAAATAACGTCCTTATATAACACACCAGCAGTTGGTGCTTCTGGTGCCGTTTATGGCGTTTTAGTAGCCTTTGGTTTGTATTTTAAAGATGCGAAGTTAGCCTTGATATTTTTACCAATTCCAATCGCTGCAAAATACTTTATTCCTGTAATGATTTTAGGAGATTTATTCTTCGGAATGACGAAGTACTCTGTTGGTAATGTTGCCCACTTTGCACATATTGGTGGTGCTTTAATTGGATTTATTATTGCCTATTATTGGAAGAAAAAATCAATTTAAAATGAATTAATGAGTTTTATAGACACTTTAAAATACAAGTATAAAACAGGTACGATAATTGAAAAATTAATATACCTAAATGTTGCAGTTTTTGCGATTACACTTTTATTAACTGTTTTTCTAGGCTTATACAAAGAAGAGGCTAGCTTTATTACAAAATGGTTTTCATTAGATGATAATTTAGATATATTTCTTACCAGACCTTGGTCGATAATTACTTATGGCTTTCTACATGCTGATTTTATTCATCTAATTTTCAATATGATTACGTTATATTTTATTGGAAATCTTTTTATTCAATATTTTACACAGAAACAAGCGTTGACTTTTTACATTTTAGGAACTTTGTTTGGAGGAATTTTCTATCTATTAAGTCAGAATTATTTTCCTCTTTTTGAAGGAGATTCTTTTAAATTAGTTGGAGCTTCAGCAGGAATTTCGGCAATATTTATTGGTATTGTTACCTATATTCCCAATTATCAAATTAAAATTCCTCTTTTAGGTTTTTTAAAATTGTGGCATTTGGCAGTAATATGGTTGGCTTTCGATTTTATTGGTTTAATTGGAGATAATGCTGGTGGTAGTTTTTCTCATTTAGGGGGAAGTTTATTCGGCTTTTTATATGTGAATCAAGCAAGTAATAAAAAGATAGATCTTTCAAGCATGTTTTCTTCCTTTTTCAAAAGAAAAGAGAAACCTTTAAAAACAGTTCATAAATCTGCTAAAAGAAAACAAAATACAGTTAAAACACCTGCACCAAACCAAGTACAAATAGATACCATATTAGATAAAATAAGTAAGTCTGGTTACGATACACTTACAAAAACTGAAAAGGAGTTTTTGTTTAAACAAGGAAAAAGATAAATGAAGAACCTATCCTTTTTAGACAAAATTCTTTATTTAGTGAACTCATTAATGGCAACGTTACTTTTGTTATCATTTCTATTGCCTTTTATTTCCCCAAAAACTATTCCTGCATTTGCAATACTGAGCCTTTTTGTACCAATTCTACTCATAATAAACGCGGCTTTTGCTGTATATTGGCTTATTAAATTAAAAAAACAATTTCTTTTATCCTTTATAATTTTAACTATAGGATGGCTTTTTACAAGTCCGTTTTATAAAATATCTAGTAATAATTCATCCTTAAATTCCGATTTAAAAGTGATGAGTTATAACGTAAAGGCCTTTGATTTATTTACAAAAAAAAAGGATACTACAAGTTCTAAAAATGGTTTCGATTTCATAGCCAACAAAAACCTCGATGTTATAGCGATTCAAGAATACTACCAGTCGAAAAAAATAAAACTTTCCTTTCCATATAAATATGTGAAATTTAAAACTGAAAATGGTAAATACGGTATGGCTATTTATTCTAAATATAAAATTATAAATTCTGGTTCATTAAATTTACAAAGCCCTGGTAATAATATTATTTTTGTAGATATATTAAAAAAGAAAGATACCATTAGAATTTATAATGCACATTTCGAATCTCTAAGAATAAAACCTAATGAAGAGAATTTTGGACAAGAAAATTCAGAAAAATTAATAAAACGGATTTCTACATCATTTAAAAAACAAGCAGAACAAACCGACTTATTTTTAAAGCATGAGCAACAATGGAAAGGCAAGAAAATAATTTGTGGCGATTTTAATAATACCGCCTACTCTTGGATGTATCACGAAGTTTCTAAAAACAAAAAAGATGCTTTTATAGAAGCTGGTAAAGGTTTTGGAAAGTCTTATAATTACTGGTTTCCATTAAGAATAGATTTTATTTTAACTGATGAAAATGCTATTATAAATCAGTTTTCAACTTTCTCTGAAGAATTTTCAGACCACTTCCCTATTCAATCGAAAATAAATTGGTAATTTTATATTTTTATATTTGCTAGTATGGAGTATATGTATCTTTTAGTTTGTGTTTTACTTTTTATTCCTTGGTTAATTATTTTTTATTCTAAAAATAATTTAAGAAACAGGATGATTAAGGCTGGTTTAATGGCTGCTCCATTCGGAATAATAAACATGTGGTTTAGACTAGACTATTGGAATGCCCCTGAAATATATCTTTTTTATAACTTAATTTCTATTGAAGATGCAATTTTTGGTTTTATAACCACAGGTATTAGTGTTTCTATCTATGATTCAATATTTACTAAAGAGCATATTAAATTTGAAAATAGTAGGCATAAAATAATATTGCTTTTTTTATTCATAATTTTCGCCTCATTCTTTGTTCTTAATAATGCAATGGGTGTAAATTCTATGTTTATGTTTTGTATTCCTCTATTAGTTTTAACAACATATATTACAATTATAGTTAGAAGAGATTTGTTAATTCCCTCTCTAGTTACAGGTGTATTTTGTGTACTAATAGCAATTCCTATCTATATGTTTTCATTTAACTATATTGCTCCCGATTTTTGGAATACCTATTGGTTCCTTTCAGGAAAAAAATATGGTTGGACTGTTTTTGGAAATGTACCAGTTTTAGAATTATTATGGTATTTCTCTTGGGGTTCTTTCTCGGCTGTTCTATATGATTATGGAAAAGGAACAAAAAAAGTTGTAAAAAAAGTTTTTTAAAACTCAAAGCACTTATTTTTCAAAACCATACTCTCTTTCTACTTTACAAATGCGTAGTTGATACTTCTTGTACCATTTCTCTCTTCCTAAATTTCTGGCTTCAATATGCTCTAAATTGTTTTTCCAAGCCACAATAGCATCTAGGTTTTGCCAATAAGAAACAGTAATTCCTACCTCGCTTCTTGCAGATTCTATGCCTAAGTAACCTGGTTGTTCTTTTGCCAATACTTCTATTTTATTTGCTGTTTCTAAATAACCACTAATATTATCGGTTAAAATAGTTGAAAATATTACAGCATAATAAGGAACTTTTAAATCATCAATAATCATAGTATAATTTGGTATTTTATTTCTGAAAGTGACACATCTTTATCTCTAAAATATTTCACTCTTTTAAACTTTAGACGTTCTAATATTTTTACTGATGCCTTGTTTTCAAGAACAACATAAGCAACTAGCTTTTTTATTTTTAACTGCTTGCTATAATAAAGTAAACCTTCACAAACTTCGTAACCATAGCCTTTCCCCCAACACTCTTCAACAAACCTATATCCAATTTCATCATCAATATTATCTTTTACCAATGCAAGAGTGCCTATAAATTTTGCTCCTTGTTTTCTTTCAATCGCATAAATCCAAAAATCATTTTTTGGCTTAATGTATAAAGATATTAAGTATTTTAGTTCTTTAGAATTCTCTTCAAAATTCTTAACAGTTCCTGTTGCGTATTTTAAAACTTCTGGGTTATTTTCAAGCACATGAAATTCTTGTAAATCGTCTGAATTCAATTTTCTAATAAGTAGTCTTTCTGTTTCAAAAATCATGAATAATATCGTACTTTTGCAAATGCTAAATGTACCAAAATGAACGCAGAAAAAAAAGTTGCTTTTTATACTTTAGGTTGCAAATTAAACTTCTCTGAAACATCTACTATTGCTAGAAATTTTGTTAGTGAAGGTTTCGAGCGTGTAGAGTTTGAAGAAAAAGCTGATGTATATGTTATAAATACCTGTTCTGTTACAGACAACGCAGACAAACGTTTTAAAACCATAGTTAAAAATGCATTGAAAAAGAACGACGATGCCTTTTTAATTGCAGTAGGTTGTTATGCACAATTAAAACCAGAAGAGTTAGCTGCAGTAGATGGCGTAGATTTGGTTTTAGGAGCTACAGAAAAGTTTAATGTTACTTCTTATATAAATGATTTAACTAAAAATGATATTGGAGAGGTTCACTCTTGCGAAATTTCTGATGCAGATTTTTACGTTGGTTCTTATTCAATTGGAGACAGAACACGTGCTTTTTTAAAAGTGCAAGATGGTTGCGATTATAAATGTACGTATTGTACTATCCCTTTAGC from Polaribacter sp. ALD11 includes the following:
- a CDS encoding tol-pal system YbgF family protein, which encodes MATYKKKYKAEGKKEQQQVDESEFETAGVLNTLDETASRSEKWIEKNSKPLFYALVGVVVIFLAYLGYTKYISEPNEIEASNELAFPRKYYDQASTAGSGIDSLLTLGLEGADGKYGFLDIADSFSGTNAGNLANYYAGVSYLEMKQYDKAIEYLEKFNSDDEMLGPVTLGAVGDAFADINQPEDALDYYVKAANKKQNDFTTPLFLYKAGMTAMELKKFDKAESLFTKIKENYPTSDQGRDVVKFINAAKYAN
- the mutL gene encoding DNA mismatch repair endonuclease MutL, whose translation is MSDIIQLLPDHVANQIAAGEVVQRPASVVKELLENAIDAGATNIKLLIKDAGKTLIQVIDDGKGMSTTDARMSFERHATSKIQKAEDLFNLNTKGFRGEALASIAAIAHVELKTKPTDEELGTCIKIEGSKIISQEFVSTGKGTSLAVKNLFYNIPARRNFLKSDTVETRHIIDEFQRVALAHSDISFLLHHNNNEVYHLKSGNLRQRIVAVFGTKMNEKLVPIDEKTDIVAIEGFVAKPEFSKRKRGEQFFFVNNRFIKSSYLNHAVVSAFDGLLEQGAHPSYFLYLTVPANTIDINIHPTKTEIKFDNEKALYAMLRATVKHSLGQYNVAPVLDFNRDAGLDTPYAFKSDAKPASVPKISVNPDFNPFKEEQYQKESNFSFKKEKPTESWESLYTSVESSNEQPNASLFEHQEEEKTQKTFQIQRKYVMSLIKSGVVLINQSLAHQRVLYEQFLESITVKEANSQQLLFPVKISFSSAEIEMIYTIKTELENAGFSFDEFTKDSVTIKGIPVSVTESKITIILEELLNDMNLEVPDASFSHFDVMAKSFAKTLSIKTGTLLSEREQESLVNNLFSCKEPTVSPFGKATFKTLTLNQIDNLFNS
- the ribH gene encoding 6,7-dimethyl-8-ribityllumazine synthase, with protein sequence MATTNLSYYDKTTIPNAKSFRFGIVVSEWNPEITRNLQKGAIETLIDCGASKENIISWDVPGSFELVFGCKKMIQSQQVDAIIAIGNVIQGETKHFDFVCEGVTQGIVDLNIKHDVPVIFCVLTDNTKQQSLDRSGGNLGNKGIECAVAAVKMAALKNIDRKNDSIGF
- a CDS encoding rhomboid family intramembrane serine protease, producing MSFIDTLKYKYKTGTIIEKLIYLNVAVFAITLLLTVFLGLYKEEASFITKWFSLDDNLDIFLTRPWSIITYGFLHADFIHLIFNMITLYFIGNLFIQYFTQKQALTFYILGTLFGGIFYLLSQNYFPLFEGDSFKLVGASAGISAIFIGIVTYIPNYQIKIPLLGFLKLWHLAVIWLAFDFIGLIGDNAGGSFSHLGGSLFGFLYVNQASNKKIDLSSMFSSFFKRKEKPLKTVHKSAKRKQNTVKTPAPNQVQIDTILDKISKSGYDTLTKTEKEFLFKQGKR
- a CDS encoding endonuclease/exonuclease/phosphatase family protein, encoding MKNLSFLDKILYLVNSLMATLLLLSFLLPFISPKTIPAFAILSLFVPILLIINAAFAVYWLIKLKKQFLLSFIILTIGWLFTSPFYKISSNNSSLNSDLKVMSYNVKAFDLFTKKKDTTSSKNGFDFIANKNLDVIAIQEYYQSKKIKLSFPYKYVKFKTENGKYGMAIYSKYKIINSGSLNLQSPGNNIIFVDILKKKDTIRIYNAHFESLRIKPNEENFGQENSEKLIKRISTSFKKQAEQTDLFLKHEQQWKGKKIICGDFNNTAYSWMYHEVSKNKKDAFIEAGKGFGKSYNYWFPLRIDFILTDENAIINQFSTFSEEFSDHFPIQSKINW
- a CDS encoding rhomboid family intramembrane serine protease, with amino-acid sequence MGKLTDGIKHLIIINVILFVAPQLLQLDVTNILALHFPKNEHFGIWQYITHMFMHGSLPHILFNMYGLWAFGTPLEQMWGKKKFLFFYFSAGLGAGLIYTLVNYYQFNGIYDLFLNAGLNPSEILSVLEKGSTNDARIVSSITQEQFNKITSLYNTPAVGASGAVYGVLVAFGLYFKDAKLALIFLPIPIAAKYFIPVMILGDLFFGMTKYSVGNVAHFAHIGGALIGFIIAYYWKKKSI
- a CDS encoding riboflavin synthase subunit beta; protein product: MGFLKRTNKKFDYQPRYYKGEGSPFKIEHKLDQYRTTAGKNKGLKGKFGDAIDDLKNPDRTTSRTLLIIITILVLVFLYIIDFDLSIFINN
- a CDS encoding antibiotic biosynthesis monooxygenase, which gives rise to MIIDDLKVPYYAVIFSTILTDNISGYLETANKIEVLAKEQPGYLGIESARSEVGITVSYWQNLDAIVAWKNNLEHIEARNLGREKWYKKYQLRICKVEREYGFEK
- a CDS encoding GNAT family N-acetyltransferase translates to MIFETERLLIRKLNSDDLQEFHVLENNPEVLKYATGTVKNFEENSKELKYLISLYIKPKNDFWIYAIERKQGAKFIGTLALVKDNIDDEIGYRFVEECWGKGYGYEVCEGLLYYSKQLKIKKLVAYVVLENKASVKILERLKFKRVKYFRDKDVSLSEIKYQIIL